The Solanum pennellii chromosome 4, SPENNV200 genomic interval CCCAGACCAATGAAGTTGTATtacaattaatttgattatgatTGAGATAATTTTCTTGTAAGTTGTAACTTAGTATTActtgtgattttatttttaaaaaaaatcagattgAAATGGCTAATTTTACTGCTGCAACATCCAACACGTCCAGAAAGAGGGCAAGAAAATCAACACCTTCATGTCGAAGGATATGGACTCCAGAAAAAAGGAACTTACTCTTACAGATGGATTAAAAGAATTGTGTGTTGATGGTTGGAGAGGAGATAATGGAACCTTTAGACATGAATATTTAATGGAATTGAAACACTACATGAATGCTCGTCATCCTAGTTGTGGATTGAGATCTTTACCACATGTTGATTCTAAAATAAGAGCATGGAAAAAGAGTTATGCAACCATATCGTTGCTAAAGAGTCGAAGTGGTTTAGGATTTCAATATAGTGAAGGAAGTACCTTAGTTAATCATCCAAAAGCTTGGGATGACTTGATAAAGGTggtttatatttctttgaaatCATTAGGCAATTTCTACTTGTATTTTCTCTTGGTTATGGATCTTTGTCTTTGGAATATTGACATttactttctttattttcttaggTTGATCCAAATGCCAAGTCAATGAACTTGAAAAAATGGCCATTATTTGCTGACTGGGAAGAGATATTTGGCAAGGTAGAGCTACTGGAGAGTTTGCAGAAGGTCCAGAAGATGCTGTTGAAGAAATAGAAAGAATCGAATCTCAAGAAATTACTAATGACATGTCTGTGGGATTTCCCACTGATGTTGTCGACATAGATGATGCTTCAGGCACAAGAAAAAATCAAGATGCTTAAGAGGAACCTAATATATCAACTGGAGCAACACAAAGTCCATTTAACGCTCAAGATGAACCTAATGAATCAACTGGAGCAGCACAAAGTTCATTCACCGCTCAAAAAGGTGAAACCCTTCAATCTTAGAAAAAGGGTAGATGATAATGAGATTGTTCTTAAAGGTTTGGTGGAGGTGATGAAACAATTCACTGAAAGCCATGATAAGAGGATGGCTTCTTTAATTGACAAGCTAGGAGAGCGTGATCTATCTGAAATTCGTGGTAAGATATATTCTATTATTGGATTCCCTGCATATGAAACATACAACTCAGATGAACGAGTTAAGGCAGCAATGGGAATTACTCAAGATATAAAGAGAATGGAATTCTTCTTAAGCATCAGCGAACTTGAACGTCACAATATGATATGGATAATTATTAATGATAAGATTTAATTCACTGAATGGTTTTTGTGTAGCTATTTTGTAAGGTCTAACCATAATGGGATCTTTTGATGGATGATTATTAATGATAAGCTTTAATTCACTGAATGGTTTTTGTGTAGC includes:
- the LOC107015912 gene encoding uncharacterized protein LOC107015912, with the translated sequence MSKDMDSRKKELTLTDGLKELCVDGWRGDNGTFRHEYLMELKHYMNARHPSCGLRSLPHVDSKIRAWKKSYATISLLKSRSGLGFQYSEGSTLVNHPKAWDDLIKVDPNAKSMNLKKWPLFADWEEIFGKVELLESLQKVQKMLLKK